The following proteins come from a genomic window of Ictalurus furcatus strain D&B chromosome 14, Billie_1.0, whole genome shotgun sequence:
- the LOC128617732 gene encoding mucin-5AC-like, which yields MIVTLRLLSILSLVSSTESECSSTSYYRNCWIRRFPGLHVDAEESQRRGAQLLQLYRGDSAQNCSRACCLTSNFSCNVAVFHYNTTQDSVNCFHLHCPTPQTCILNQRANVILYNVTKGMDPDLLIFGKSFPSNVQVLPQLASLNTSDLSGTDKRQFNRPHMEPSSSAHPTIVATSPKTSTNAPTSSFPISTPPPFSVYSTQDNKDTFPASALQRSTTLKRPSQLISNPSTDPTIVATTNVSPNPQESTMQPSFSFTNIQTSSMPQPTHTSSTTITPSQLSSQLTSSSTSSSQVPFLGTTTAYTINQTASTEFTTLPYLQVSTTFSGDHTTTTKPVPFLATPQSSTGETTTTPVPLTSTLESSTLETTTMPVPLTTTPRSSTGKTTTMLVPLSSTPQSSTGKTTMLVPLSSTPQSSTGQTTTMTVHLSSIPQSSTGETTTMPVPLSSILQSSKEDSTAHTTLTTAQLISTNAILASTPLNPVKTMTGYVTTTTGPQVMINSFTTTSWSYNQPINTQSTASPLMEKRIIPSSTTGGLSQGLTKMNLAITDVSVTASRPTTLNRRHSSAAAPENNSGLKTSPTPPTTVEDSQPYPNDTKGYISRNVTTGNSPQPVSDGGLTQVFHLAANTVLVALATCAALACGCCCSVLMAASWRGRRRRKGRYQTTLTGKKGSMRLIKYVFVRESS from the exons ATGATCGTCACGTTGAGGCTCCTGTCCATCTTGAGTCTCGTGAGCTCCACAGAGTCCGAGTGCTCCTCGACTTCCTACTACAGGAACTGCTGGATCCGGCGCTTCCCGGGACTGCACGTGGACGCGGAGGAGTCTCAGCGCAGAGGCGCGCAGCTGCTGCAGCTTTACCGCGGAGACAGCGCGCAGAACTGCAGCCGAGCCTGCTGCCTCACCTCCAACT TCTCCTGTAACGTGGCTGTGTTTCATTACAACACCACTCAGGACAGTGTCAATTGTTTTCACCTCCACTGCCCAACACCGCAAACCTGCATACTCAATCAAAGGGCTAATGTCATCCTCTACAATGTTACCAAAG GCATGGATCCTGACTTGTTAATATTTGGGAAATCCTTCCCCTCTAATGTCCAAGTGCTACCTCAACTGGCCTCACTTAACACCTCCGACTTGTCTGGAACAGACAAACGTCAGTTCAACCGGCCTCACATGGAGCCCAGCAGCTCAGCCCATCCTACAATTGTTGCCACTAGCCCCAAAACATCTACCAACGCACCAACATCCAGCTTTCCTATCTCTactcctccccctttctctgTTTATTCCACCCAAGATAACAAAGACACATTTCCTGCTTCAGCATTACAGAGATCCACAACCCTGAAGCGGCCATCTCAACTCATTTCTAATCCTTCAACAGATCCTACAATCGTTGCTACTACAAATGTATCCCCAAATCCCCAAGAGAGTACCATGCAGCCCTCATTCAGCTTTACTAACATTCAAACAAGCTCAATGCCCCAACCCACACATACTTCCAGTACCACCATAACACCTTCACAACTATCCAGTCAGCTCACATCAAGCTCAACATCCTCTTCCCAAGTACCTTTCCTTGGAACCACAACGGCATATACTATCAACCAAACCGCATCCACAGAGTTCACAACCTTGCCTTATTTACAAGTTAGTACAACCTTCAGTGGTGATCATACCACAACAACCAAACCTGTACCTTTCTTAGCTACTCCACAAAGTAGTACAGGAGAGACTACAACCACACCTGTCCCCCTCACAAGCACTCTGGAAAGTAGTACATTAGAGACTACAACCATGCCTGTACCACTCACAACTACTCCACGAAGTAGTACAGGAAAGACTACAACCATGCTTGTCCCTCTCTCAAGTACTCCACAAAGTAGTACAGGAAAGACAACCATGCTTGTCCCTCTCTCAAGTACTCCACAAAGTAGTACAGGACAAACTACAACCATGACTGTCCATCTCTCAAGTATTCCACAAAGTAGTACAGGAGAGACTACAACCATGCCTGTCCCTCTCTCAAGTATTCTGCAAAGTAGTAAAGAAGACTCTACAGCCCATACTACACTTACTACAGCCCAGCTAATCTCTACAAATGCAATCTTAGCTTCAACTCCACTTAATCCAGTCAAAACCATGACTGGATATGTAACTACAACTACAGGACCACAAGTGATGATTAATAGCTTCACAACCACCTCTTGGTCCTATAATCAGCCCATAAATACCCAATCAACAGCATCTCCTCTAATGGAAAAAAGGATCATTCCATCCTCAACAACAGGTGGCCTTTCTCAAGGGCTTACCAAAATGAACTTGGCCATCACTGATGTTTCTGTGACTGCTAGCAGACCAACAACCTTAAATAGACGTCACTCATCCGCAGCAGCTCCAGAAAACAACTCTGGCCTAAAGACCTCACCAACACCCCCTACCACTGTAGAAGACAGCCAGCCATACCCCAATGACACAAAAGGTTACATTAGCCGTAACGTTACGACAGGTAACAGTCCACAGCCTGTAAGTGATGGAGGATTGACGCAAGTGTTTCATCTGGCAGCCAACACTGTCCTGGTAGCCTTGGCAACCTGTGCAGCCTTAgcttgtggttgttgttgttcagtgttgatGGCAGCAAGTTGGAGAGGacggaggaggaggaaagggaGATACCAGACTACACTAACAGGCAAGAAGGGCTCCATGCGCCTCATCAAATACGTCTTTGTGAGGGAGAGCTCATGA